A genomic segment from Ramlibacter agri encodes:
- the fdh3B gene encoding formate dehydrogenase FDH3 subunit beta, with product MARMKFICDSERCIECNSCVTACKNEHEVPWGVNRRRVVTLNDGVPGERSISVACMHCSDAPCMAVCPVNCFYRSEEGVVLHDKDVCIGCGYCSYACPFGAPQFPAAGTFGVRGKMDKCTFCAGGPEANGSQAEFEKYGRNRLAEGKLPLCAEMCSTKALVAGDGDVIADIFRNRVLKRGKGAEVWGWGTAYGSKQAGQPGGQKS from the coding sequence ATGGCACGAATGAAATTCATCTGTGACTCCGAGCGTTGCATCGAGTGCAACAGCTGCGTCACGGCCTGCAAGAACGAACACGAGGTGCCCTGGGGCGTGAACCGCCGCCGCGTGGTCACCCTCAACGACGGCGTGCCGGGCGAGCGCTCGATCTCGGTGGCCTGCATGCACTGCTCTGACGCGCCCTGCATGGCGGTGTGCCCGGTCAATTGCTTCTACCGCAGCGAAGAAGGCGTCGTGCTGCACGACAAGGACGTCTGCATCGGCTGCGGCTACTGCAGCTATGCCTGCCCCTTCGGCGCGCCGCAGTTCCCGGCGGCCGGCACCTTCGGCGTGCGCGGCAAGATGGACAAGTGCACCTTCTGCGCCGGCGGCCCCGAGGCCAACGGCTCGCAGGCCGAGTTCGAGAAGTACGGCCGCAACCGCCTGGCCGAAGGCAAGCTGCCGCTGTGCGCCGAGATGTGTTCCACCAAGGCGCTGGTCGCCGGCGACGGCGACGTCATCGCCGACATCTTCCGCAACCGCGTGTTGAAGCGCGGCAAGGGCGCGGAAGTGTGGGGCTGGGGCACCGCCTACGGTTCCAAGCAGGCTGGCCAGCCGGGAGGGCAGAAGTCATGA
- a CDS encoding formate dehydrogenase subunit gamma, translating to MSRYLEALAAAALVLALAGGAHAQSESSSPGGGGSTTTTPSKPVTQEDLPPPAPGTGGIQGQNIFDVKPEVKRDASSDPGYMQQNNGQRNAVQPHNNAPMWRGVQAGHEGYTSLPKSEAPEAGILIQGPVKYPGSYYTTAGQAWREVRNKYIVPYGAALLGIVVLALAIFYFTKGPVGESGPDSPGRKIERFTPFERAAHWSNAIAFCCLAISGIVMAWGKFFLQPVIGLTLFGYLTYVLKNLHNFMGPLFVVSLVIIFITFVRDNFPQKGDLRWVFTLGGAIGKKDAPSHRFNAGEKGVFWIGVFALGIIVVASGLVMDRLVPNVDYVRGTMQVTHMVHATAATLMIAVFLGHIYMGTVGMRGAYTAMRRGYVTESWAREHHAYWLEDIESGKVQAQRSHPPGTPPEAVPPRTVHPA from the coding sequence ATGTCAAGGTACCTTGAAGCCCTGGCCGCCGCGGCGCTGGTGCTGGCGCTGGCAGGTGGGGCGCATGCGCAGTCGGAGTCTTCCAGCCCGGGGGGCGGCGGTTCGACGACGACCACGCCGTCCAAGCCGGTGACGCAGGAAGACCTGCCGCCACCCGCGCCCGGAACGGGCGGCATCCAGGGCCAGAACATCTTCGACGTGAAGCCGGAAGTGAAGCGCGATGCTTCCAGCGACCCCGGCTACATGCAGCAGAACAACGGCCAGCGCAACGCCGTGCAGCCGCACAACAACGCGCCGATGTGGCGCGGCGTGCAGGCCGGGCACGAGGGCTACACCAGCCTGCCGAAGAGCGAGGCGCCGGAAGCCGGCATCCTGATCCAGGGCCCGGTGAAGTACCCCGGCTCGTACTACACGACCGCCGGCCAGGCCTGGCGCGAGGTGCGCAACAAGTACATCGTGCCCTACGGCGCGGCGCTGCTGGGCATCGTGGTGCTGGCGCTGGCCATCTTCTATTTCACCAAGGGCCCGGTCGGCGAGAGCGGGCCCGACAGCCCGGGCCGCAAGATCGAACGCTTCACGCCTTTCGAGCGCGCCGCGCACTGGTCCAACGCCATCGCGTTCTGCTGCCTCGCGATCTCCGGCATTGTCATGGCCTGGGGCAAGTTCTTCCTGCAGCCCGTCATCGGCCTCACGCTGTTCGGGTATCTCACGTACGTGCTGAAGAACCTGCACAACTTCATGGGACCGTTGTTCGTGGTGTCGCTGGTGATCATCTTCATCACCTTCGTGCGGGACAACTTCCCGCAGAAGGGCGACCTGCGCTGGGTCTTCACGCTGGGCGGCGCCATCGGCAAGAAGGACGCGCCCTCGCACCGCTTCAACGCGGGCGAGAAGGGCGTGTTCTGGATCGGCGTGTTCGCGCTGGGCATCATCGTCGTCGCCTCCGGCCTGGTGATGGACCGGCTGGTGCCCAACGTCGACTACGTGCGCGGCACGATGCAGGTGACGCACATGGTGCACGCGACGGCAGCGACCTTGATGATCGCGGTCTTCCTCGGCCACATCTACATGGGCACCGTTGGCATGCGCGGCGCCTACACCGCCATGCGCCGGGGCTACGTCACCGAATCCTGGGCGCGGGAGCACCACGCCTACTGGCTCGAGGACATCGAGTCCGGCAAGGTGCAGGCCCAGCGCAGCCATCCGCCGGGCACGCCGCCGGAAGCTGTGCCGCCGCGCACCGTGCATCCCGCCTGA
- a CDS encoding formate dehydrogenase accessory sulfurtransferase FdhD, with protein MPVLTQATAPLTRSVEIVNEHGEAETVSIPAERDLTVYVDKRELVTLMTLGAHPEWLVLGYLRNQRLVKELAAIASVTVDWEVGAAAVYTHEGIADIEERTASRVVTTGCGQGSVFGSLMDELDTLVLPPARITQAQLYGIVNAIRLQESTYKSAGSVHGCALFAGEEMQLFVEDVGRHNAIDTIAGWMWLRDGDSPPAQPGDAPLVFYTTGRLTSEMVIKSAQMGVAIVVSRSGMTQMGFEIAEKLGLCTIGRATNRHFLCYTGRDRLLLQPELAGPRPRATA; from the coding sequence ATGCCTGTCCTCACGCAAGCCACCGCGCCCCTGACGCGCAGCGTCGAGATCGTCAACGAGCACGGCGAGGCCGAAACCGTCTCCATCCCGGCCGAGCGCGACCTCACCGTCTACGTGGACAAGCGCGAGCTGGTGACGCTCATGACCCTGGGCGCGCATCCGGAATGGCTGGTGCTCGGCTACCTGCGCAACCAGCGGCTGGTGAAGGAACTGGCCGCCATCGCCTCGGTCACGGTCGACTGGGAAGTCGGCGCGGCCGCCGTCTACACGCACGAAGGCATCGCCGACATCGAGGAGCGCACCGCCAGCCGCGTGGTCACCACCGGCTGCGGCCAGGGCAGCGTGTTCGGCAGCCTGATGGACGAACTCGACACCTTGGTGCTGCCGCCGGCGCGCATCACGCAGGCGCAGCTGTACGGCATCGTCAACGCGATCCGGCTGCAGGAGAGCACGTACAAGTCGGCCGGCTCGGTGCACGGCTGCGCGCTGTTCGCCGGCGAGGAGATGCAGCTGTTCGTCGAGGACGTGGGCCGCCACAACGCCATCGACACCATCGCCGGCTGGATGTGGCTGCGCGACGGCGACAGCCCGCCCGCCCAGCCCGGGGACGCGCCGCTGGTGTTCTACACGACCGGCCGGCTGACCAGCGAGATGGTGATCAAGTCGGCGCAGATGGGCGTGGCCATCGTCGTGTCGCGCAGCGGCATGACGCAGATGGGTTTCGAGATCGCCGAGAAGCTGGGGCTCTGCACCATCGGCCGGGCGACCAACCGCCACTTCCTTTGCTACACCGGCCGCGACCGCTTGCTGCTGCAGCCCGAACTGGCGGGCCCGCGACCACGCGCAACTGCCTGA
- a CDS encoding C13 family peptidase translates to MSDAAVSASQSQPAAPALPLHAWVLEGLRAGVFLRPRVAGREPAPAQLLWLALIAAAVEIALGRLEVAGSADFNLHSYLASWWGIGAMALLMWALLARDPLAADRPSGVATWFALWLMAAIPPGVAAQALSILQAQDWLPDNLDDSALFAWGVYFVLWAWTIAVALRLGWHFGLSRGRLFALAFGLVAIFGVTAWEFPDRPWLSDEPQEEEQRLVLSQEVFETQQALWQNAVDGLAPHRPGRVDVYGLVFAPDGGEDVFLRESALVTRVLEQRFDASGRVLLLVNHPTTAETLPWATPRNLQRGVEAIAQRMDREHDVLVVYLTSHGAADFQLAAANPPLDVDTISPGELRLALDNAGIRNRVIFVSACYSGGWVGPLAGDTTLVMTAADADHTSYGCGRLSDLTFFGRAVFDEQLRRTHSFEQAFAAAVPVIKQREDEAGKTDGFSNPQISVGEKIKPVLRELAQRLDALPPKP, encoded by the coding sequence ATGTCCGACGCCGCTGTTTCCGCTTCCCAGTCCCAGCCCGCCGCACCGGCGCTGCCGCTGCACGCCTGGGTGCTGGAAGGCCTGCGCGCCGGCGTGTTCCTGCGCCCGCGCGTGGCCGGCCGCGAGCCGGCGCCCGCGCAGCTGCTCTGGCTGGCGCTGATCGCCGCGGCGGTGGAGATCGCGCTGGGCCGGCTGGAGGTGGCCGGTTCGGCCGACTTCAACCTGCATAGCTATCTCGCCTCGTGGTGGGGCATCGGTGCGATGGCGCTGCTGATGTGGGCGCTGCTGGCGCGCGATCCGCTGGCGGCCGATCGGCCGTCCGGCGTCGCCACCTGGTTCGCGCTGTGGCTGATGGCGGCCATCCCGCCCGGTGTCGCCGCGCAGGCCCTGAGCATCCTGCAGGCGCAGGACTGGCTGCCGGACAACCTGGACGACTCGGCGCTGTTCGCCTGGGGCGTCTACTTCGTGCTGTGGGCCTGGACGATCGCGGTCGCGCTGCGCCTGGGCTGGCACTTCGGCCTGTCGCGGGGGCGCCTGTTCGCGCTGGCCTTCGGGCTGGTGGCGATCTTCGGCGTGACGGCCTGGGAGTTCCCGGACCGGCCCTGGCTGTCCGACGAACCGCAGGAGGAGGAGCAGCGCCTGGTCCTCAGCCAGGAAGTGTTCGAGACGCAGCAGGCGCTGTGGCAGAACGCCGTCGACGGCCTGGCGCCGCACCGCCCGGGCCGGGTCGACGTCTACGGCCTGGTGTTCGCGCCCGATGGCGGCGAGGACGTGTTCCTGCGCGAAAGCGCGCTGGTCACGCGCGTGCTGGAGCAGCGCTTCGACGCCTCCGGCCGCGTGCTGCTGCTGGTGAACCACCCCACCACCGCTGAGACCCTCCCCTGGGCTACGCCGCGCAACCTGCAGCGTGGCGTGGAGGCGATCGCGCAGCGCATGGACCGCGAGCACGACGTGCTGGTGGTCTACCTTACCTCGCATGGCGCCGCCGATTTCCAGCTGGCCGCGGCCAACCCGCCGCTGGACGTGGACACCATCAGCCCCGGCGAGCTGCGCCTCGCGCTGGACAACGCCGGCATCCGCAACCGCGTGATCTTCGTCTCGGCCTGCTACTCCGGCGGCTGGGTGGGGCCGCTGGCGGGCGACACGACGCTGGTGATGACGGCGGCCGATGCCGACCACACCTCCTACGGCTGCGGGCGGCTGTCGGACCTCACCTTCTTCGGCCGCGCCGTGTTCGACGAGCAACTGCGCCGCACCCACTCGTTCGAGCAAGCGTTTGCGGCGGCGGTGCCGGTGATCAAGCAGCGCGAGGACGAAGCGGGCAAGACGGATGGCTTCTCCAACCCGCAGATCAGCGTGGGCGAGAAGATCAAGCCGGTGCTGCGGGAGCTGGCGCAGCGCCTGGATGCGTTGCCGCCGAAGCCCTGA
- a CDS encoding ABC transporter permease produces the protein MIPRSAWSLGWRTLWRDLRAGELRLLMVAVTLAVAALTAVGFFADRLQGGLVRDARQLLGGDVVVVSDAPTPQAFHDRAKALGLQGVTTLVFPSMGRAPDALGGASRLVALKAVPPGYPLRGQLQTATQDGGAAQPTRDVPARGEAWADPALLEALGLKVGDPMLLGDAQLRIARVLVVEPDRGTGFLNFAPRVMINVDDLDATHLVQPASRVGYRFAVAGPDAQVAQFSAWADAEVKKSDVRGVRVESMESGRPEMKQTLDRAQKFLNLVALLAALLSAVAVALAARGFATRHLDDCAMLRVLGESQRSIAWSYAFEFALVGLVASGAGVLVGFLVHFVFVALVGGLVQATLPPPGLWPVGFGIGMGLTLLFAFGLPPVLQLAQVPPLRVIRRDVGSLKPASLLVLGIGVAGFAALLLAASSDIKLGAIAVGGFAGAVLVFAGLSFVAVKLLRRLVNEQTAPRWLVLATRQIGARPVYAVVQTSALAVGLLALVLLVLLRTDLIASWRQATPVDAPNRFVINVLPEQNEAFLAMLKKAGVQKFDWYPMFRGRLVAVNGRNIGPDDFTEDRAKRLVDREFNLSNAAQLPGHNQLVAGRWQPEEAGAVSVEEGIANTLGLKLGDMLRFDVGGMQNEAKVTSIRKVDWASMRANFFVMYPVSRMPDMPVTYMGAFKAPERRGFDNELVRAFPNITDVDMTATINQIQGVLDKVIRAVEFLFGFTLAAGVVVLFAAVTATREERAREFAIMRAVGARGALLRQVQRAELAGVGLLAGFLASVVAAIVGWALARYAFDFTWTASPLVPLVGAVAGALLALAAGWWGLREVLTRPVVETLRKAAE, from the coding sequence ATGATTCCCCGATCCGCCTGGTCCCTCGGCTGGCGCACGCTGTGGCGCGACCTGCGCGCCGGCGAGCTCCGGCTGCTGATGGTGGCCGTGACCCTCGCCGTCGCCGCGCTCACCGCCGTCGGCTTCTTCGCCGACCGCCTGCAGGGCGGCCTGGTCCGCGACGCCCGCCAGCTGCTGGGAGGCGACGTGGTGGTGGTGAGCGACGCGCCCACGCCGCAGGCTTTCCACGATCGTGCCAAGGCGCTGGGGCTGCAAGGCGTCACGACGCTGGTGTTCCCCTCGATGGGCCGCGCGCCCGACGCTCTCGGGGGCGCCAGCCGGCTGGTGGCGCTGAAGGCCGTGCCACCCGGCTACCCCTTGCGTGGCCAATTGCAGACGGCCACCCAGGACGGCGGCGCGGCCCAGCCCACGCGCGACGTGCCGGCCCGTGGCGAAGCCTGGGCCGACCCGGCGCTGCTGGAAGCGCTGGGCCTGAAAGTGGGCGACCCCATGCTGCTCGGGGACGCGCAGCTGCGCATCGCCCGCGTGCTGGTGGTGGAGCCGGACCGCGGTACCGGCTTCCTCAATTTCGCCCCGCGCGTGATGATCAACGTCGACGATCTCGACGCCACGCACCTGGTGCAGCCCGCCAGCCGCGTGGGCTACCGCTTCGCCGTCGCCGGGCCGGACGCCCAGGTGGCGCAGTTCTCCGCCTGGGCCGACGCCGAGGTGAAGAAGTCCGACGTGCGCGGCGTGCGCGTCGAGTCGATGGAAAGCGGCCGCCCCGAGATGAAGCAGACGCTGGACCGGGCGCAGAAATTCCTGAACCTGGTGGCTCTGCTGGCCGCGCTCCTGAGCGCGGTGGCGGTGGCGCTGGCCGCGCGCGGCTTCGCGACCAGGCACCTCGATGACTGCGCGATGCTGCGCGTGCTGGGCGAAAGCCAGCGCAGCATCGCCTGGAGCTATGCCTTCGAGTTCGCGCTGGTGGGCCTGGTGGCCAGCGGCGCCGGCGTGCTGGTGGGCTTCCTGGTGCACTTCGTGTTCGTCGCGCTGGTGGGCGGGCTGGTGCAGGCGACGCTGCCGCCGCCGGGCCTGTGGCCGGTGGGCTTCGGCATCGGCATGGGCCTGACCCTGCTGTTCGCCTTCGGGCTGCCGCCGGTGCTGCAGCTGGCGCAGGTGCCGCCGCTGCGCGTGATCCGGCGCGATGTCGGCAGCCTCAAGCCAGCTTCGCTGCTGGTGCTGGGCATCGGCGTAGCGGGCTTTGCCGCGCTGCTGCTGGCCGCCAGCAGCGACATCAAGCTGGGCGCCATCGCGGTGGGTGGCTTTGCCGGCGCGGTGCTGGTGTTCGCCGGCCTGAGTTTCGTCGCGGTCAAGCTGCTGCGGCGGCTGGTGAACGAGCAGACCGCGCCGCGCTGGCTGGTGCTGGCCACGCGCCAGATCGGCGCCCGCCCGGTCTACGCGGTGGTGCAGACCAGCGCGCTGGCGGTGGGACTGCTGGCGCTGGTGTTGCTGGTGCTGCTGCGCACCGACCTCATCGCGAGCTGGCGCCAGGCCACGCCGGTGGACGCGCCGAACCGCTTCGTCATCAACGTGCTGCCGGAGCAGAACGAGGCCTTCCTCGCGATGCTGAAGAAGGCGGGCGTGCAGAAGTTCGACTGGTACCCGATGTTCCGCGGCCGGCTGGTGGCGGTGAACGGGCGCAACATCGGCCCGGACGATTTCACCGAGGACCGCGCGAAGCGGCTGGTGGACCGCGAGTTCAACCTGTCCAACGCGGCGCAATTGCCGGGCCACAACCAGCTGGTGGCCGGGCGCTGGCAGCCGGAGGAAGCCGGCGCCGTCAGCGTGGAAGAGGGCATCGCCAACACGCTGGGCCTGAAGCTGGGTGACATGCTGCGCTTCGACGTGGGCGGCATGCAGAACGAGGCGAAGGTCACTTCGATCCGCAAGGTGGACTGGGCTTCGATGCGGGCCAACTTCTTCGTGATGTACCCGGTGAGCCGCATGCCGGACATGCCCGTCACCTACATGGGCGCGTTCAAGGCGCCGGAGCGGCGCGGTTTCGACAACGAACTGGTGCGCGCCTTCCCGAACATCACGGACGTCGACATGACGGCGACCATCAACCAGATCCAGGGCGTCCTGGACAAGGTGATCCGGGCGGTGGAATTCCTGTTCGGCTTCACGCTGGCCGCGGGCGTGGTGGTGCTGTTCGCGGCGGTGACGGCCACGCGGGAGGAGCGAGCGCGCGAGTTCGCGATCATGCGCGCGGTGGGCGCGCGCGGCGCGCTGCTGAGGCAGGTGCAACGCGCGGAGCTGGCCGGTGTCGGCCTGCTGGCGGGCTTCCTGGCCAGCGTGGTGGCGGCCATCGTGGGCTGGGCGCTGGCGCGCTATGCCTTCGATTTCACGTGGACGGCGTCGCCGCTGGTTCCCTTGGTGGGCGCGGTCGCCGGTGCGCTGCTGGCGCTGGCGGCGGGGTGGTGGGGCCTGCGTGAAGTACTGACCCGGCCGGTGGTGGAGACCTTGCGGAAGGCTGCCGAATAG
- a CDS encoding group II truncated hemoglobin has translation MESQEKPPYETPFEWIGGEEKVQALVERFYDLMDLEPGYTALRAAHGTELERARQNLFWFLCGWLGGPQHYVERFGHPRLRARHMPFKIGIKERDQWLACMDQAMGDVGVDETLRSRLRDSFFQTADWMRNTHG, from the coding sequence ATGGAGAGTCAAGAAAAGCCGCCGTACGAGACCCCTTTCGAGTGGATCGGCGGCGAAGAGAAGGTGCAGGCGCTGGTCGAGCGCTTCTATGACCTGATGGACCTGGAGCCCGGTTACACCGCGCTGCGCGCCGCCCACGGCACCGAGCTGGAGCGGGCGCGGCAGAACCTGTTCTGGTTCCTCTGCGGCTGGCTGGGCGGGCCGCAGCACTACGTGGAGCGCTTCGGCCATCCGCGCCTGCGCGCGCGCCACATGCCTTTCAAGATCGGCATCAAGGAGCGCGACCAGTGGCTGGCGTGCATGGACCAGGCGATGGGCGACGTGGGTGTGGATGAGACACTACGCTCGCGATTGCGTGACTCGTTCTTCCAGACCGCGGACTGGATGCGGAATACGCACGGGTGA
- a CDS encoding Smr/MutS family protein: protein MRKHLAEQERLAKEQAAARALAQKRLDAEQNLFQRAAGAVQRLAPHGRVHHLPEPPAPIPAQRQLDDARVMQESISDEFDASTLLEVDEAMSFRRPGIGIDVARKLRRGHWSIQGEIDLHGLRTDDAREAMAGFLRESVRSGLRCVRVVHGKGLGSPGKTPVLKGKVHGWLVQKNEVLAFVQARGDEGGAGAVVVLLKPGA, encoded by the coding sequence ATGCGCAAGCATCTGGCGGAGCAGGAGCGGCTCGCGAAGGAGCAGGCCGCCGCCCGCGCGCTCGCCCAGAAACGCCTGGACGCGGAGCAGAACCTGTTCCAGCGCGCGGCCGGCGCCGTGCAGAGGCTGGCGCCGCACGGCAGGGTCCATCACCTCCCGGAGCCGCCCGCGCCCATCCCGGCCCAGCGCCAGCTCGATGATGCGCGGGTGATGCAGGAGTCGATCAGCGACGAATTCGACGCGTCCACGCTGCTGGAGGTGGACGAGGCCATGAGCTTCCGCCGTCCCGGCATCGGCATCGACGTGGCGCGCAAGCTGCGCCGCGGCCACTGGAGCATCCAGGGCGAAATCGACCTGCACGGCCTGCGCACCGACGACGCCCGCGAGGCCATGGCGGGCTTCCTGCGCGAATCCGTCCGCTCTGGCCTGCGTTGCGTGCGCGTGGTGCACGGGAAAGGCCTGGGCTCACCCGGGAAGACACCGGTGCTGAAAGGCAAGGTGCATGGGTGGCTGGTGCAGAAGAACGAGGTGCTGGCGTTCGTGCAGGCGCGGGGCGACGAGGGTGGCGCGGGGGCCGTGGTGGTGCTCTTGAAGCCGGGCGCTTGA
- the radC gene encoding RadC family protein: MALKDLPADARPREKLLARGPGALSDTELLALLLRTGTAGRGVFEMAGEVLARFDGLAGLLHADGAQLRLVKGLGGTAKRAELMAVLELARRAVAEQLKAREVFGSPEAVKNYLQLHLARKPHEVFAALFLDAQNRLIAMEELFRGTLTQTSVYPREVVLKSLQHHAAALVLAHNHPSGTVQPSRADEALTQTLKAALALVDVRVLDHVIVAPGHALSMAEKGLL; this comes from the coding sequence ATGGCATTGAAAGACCTCCCGGCCGATGCCCGGCCCCGTGAAAAGCTGCTGGCGCGGGGCCCTGGCGCCCTCAGCGACACCGAACTGCTGGCCCTGCTGCTGCGCACCGGCACGGCCGGGCGCGGGGTGTTCGAAATGGCCGGCGAGGTGCTGGCCCGCTTCGACGGCCTGGCCGGCCTGCTGCACGCCGACGGCGCCCAGCTGCGGCTGGTCAAGGGCCTGGGCGGCACCGCCAAGCGGGCCGAATTGATGGCGGTGCTGGAACTCGCCCGGCGCGCCGTCGCCGAGCAGTTGAAGGCCCGCGAGGTGTTCGGCTCGCCCGAGGCCGTGAAAAATTACCTGCAGCTGCACCTGGCCCGCAAGCCGCATGAAGTCTTTGCGGCCCTGTTCCTGGACGCCCAGAACCGGCTGATCGCCATGGAGGAACTCTTCCGCGGCACGCTGACACAGACCAGTGTGTACCCGCGCGAAGTCGTCCTGAAGTCGCTGCAGCACCACGCGGCGGCGCTGGTGCTCGCGCACAATCACCCCAGTGGCACCGTGCAGCCCTCGCGCGCCGACGAAGCGCTGACGCAGACGCTGAAGGCCGCGCTGGCGCTGGTGGACGTGCGGGTGCTGGACCACGTGATCGTGGCGCCGGGCCATGCCTTGTCGATGGCGGAGAAGGGGCTGTTGTGA
- a CDS encoding FKBP-type peptidyl-prolyl cis-trans isomerase — MASSAPRVQPGSFLTLHYRLAGPGGDIINTFNDKPATLTLGTGELSPAVEQRLLGLEEGTRAHFDIPAGEAFGERNPDMVQWVARKLLVQMGDPDETYHVGDVVQFPTPDGMGQYAGAVQQLGDDRDGDGRPDAVLFDFNHPLAGQPVTFEVHVIGVL, encoded by the coding sequence ATGGCCTCCTCCGCGCCCCGGGTACAACCGGGCTCCTTCCTCACGCTGCACTACCGGCTCGCCGGTCCGGGTGGCGACATCATCAACACCTTCAACGACAAGCCGGCGACGCTGACGCTCGGCACGGGCGAACTGTCGCCGGCCGTGGAGCAGCGGCTGCTGGGGCTGGAAGAAGGCACGCGAGCGCATTTCGACATCCCGGCGGGCGAGGCGTTCGGCGAACGCAACCCCGACATGGTGCAGTGGGTCGCGCGCAAGCTCCTCGTGCAGATGGGGGATCCGGACGAGACCTACCACGTGGGCGACGTCGTGCAGTTCCCCACGCCAGACGGCATGGGCCAGTACGCCGGCGCCGTGCAGCAGCTGGGCGACGACAGGGACGGCGACGGCCGCCCGGACGCCGTGCTGTTCGACTTCAACCACCCCTTGGCCGGCCAGCCGGTGACCTTCGAGGTGCATGTGATCGGAGTGCTGTGA
- the ispH gene encoding 4-hydroxy-3-methylbut-2-enyl diphosphate reductase — protein MAHGPEEILLAEPRGFCAGVDRAIDIVERALAKFGRPIYVRHEIVHNTFVVNDLKSKGAIFIEDLAEVPPGATLVFSAHGVSKAVEREAEQRGFRIFDATCPLVTKVHVEVAKLAKEGYEFVMIGHKGHPEVEGTMGQLDHGIHLVEDVADVAGVQPSQTEKLAVVTQTTLSVDDAAEITAAVRARFPKIREPKQQDICYATQNRQDAVKLLSRVVDVVIVVGSPTSSNSNRLAELARKLGVPAYMVDSPSELQADWLEGRQRVGVTAGASAPEILVQEVIERVKALGAVSIRKMDGIQETVKFPLPKGLKTDFSPL, from the coding sequence ATGGCGCACGGACCGGAAGAAATCCTGCTGGCCGAGCCGCGCGGCTTCTGCGCCGGCGTCGACCGTGCGATCGACATCGTGGAGCGGGCGCTGGCCAAGTTCGGCCGGCCCATCTACGTGCGCCACGAGATCGTGCACAACACCTTCGTGGTGAACGACCTCAAGTCCAAGGGCGCGATCTTCATCGAGGACCTGGCCGAGGTGCCGCCCGGCGCCACGCTGGTGTTCTCGGCCCACGGCGTCAGCAAGGCGGTGGAGCGCGAAGCGGAGCAGCGCGGCTTCCGCATCTTCGACGCCACCTGCCCGCTGGTCACCAAGGTGCACGTCGAGGTGGCCAAGCTGGCGAAGGAAGGCTACGAATTCGTCATGATCGGGCACAAGGGGCATCCCGAGGTGGAAGGCACCATGGGCCAGCTCGATCACGGCATCCACCTGGTGGAGGACGTGGCCGACGTCGCCGGCGTGCAGCCTTCGCAGACCGAGAAGCTCGCCGTCGTCACGCAGACCACGCTGTCGGTGGACGACGCGGCCGAGATCACGGCCGCCGTGCGCGCCCGCTTCCCCAAGATCCGCGAGCCCAAGCAGCAGGACATCTGCTACGCCACGCAGAACCGCCAGGATGCGGTGAAACTGCTGTCGCGCGTGGTGGACGTGGTGATCGTGGTCGGCAGCCCGACCAGCTCCAACAGCAACCGCCTGGCCGAGCTCGCGCGCAAGCTGGGCGTGCCGGCCTACATGGTGGACAGCCCGTCGGAGCTGCAGGCGGACTGGCTGGAAGGCCGGCAGCGCGTGGGCGTCACGGCCGGTGCCTCCGCGCCCGAGATCCTGGTGCAGGAAGTGATCGAGCGCGTGAAGGCGCTGGGCGCGGTTTCCATCCGCAAGATGGACGGCATCCAGGAGACGGTGAAGTTCCCGCTGCCCAAGGGCCTGAAGACGGACTTCAGCCCGCTGTGA